In Trichoderma atroviride chromosome 2, complete sequence, one DNA window encodes the following:
- a CDS encoding uncharacterized protein (EggNog:ENOG41~MEROPS:MER0036115~TransMembrane:3 (o15-35i173-193o199-219i)): MDSSFFRWPSPGPQTAVAVTVTVTAVATATLLLLARSALRPRWGRALPSPLKTTIPRLPRDEVERLVYQPDAFPGARDVDTPYGSIRVYEFGPEDGEKVLLVHGISTPCITLALIAHGLVKRGCRVMLFDLFGRGFSDGVGDLPHDERLYTTQILLVLASSPLAWTGNDAFRLVGYSLGGGIAVHFATAFPHLVSSLVLLAPAGLINAADFGAVSLFIFKSGFVPERILAYLTRIRLQQPIAASRKAKEISPSAAAADIAATEATSDSETQKADGSSIPFEQHVLMYVRWMALHHTGFIPAFMSSIRWSPLTDQHESWRLLARRKPGSTMVLLAQNDEIIDVKGYEREGLPLVGGKENAVWKVLPGTHDFVMTHSERILKEMDELWN, from the exons ATGGattccagcttcttccgctgGCCATCGCCCGGGCCGCAAACAGCCGTCGCCGTCACCGTCACCGTCACGGCCGTAGCCAcggcgacgctgctgctgctggccagatCCGCGCTGCGGCCGCGGTGGGGCAGGGCGCTGCCGAGCCCGCTCAAGACGACGATTCCGAGGCTGCCGCGGGACGAGGTCGAACGCCTGGTCTATCAGCCGGACGCCTTTCCGGGGGCGAGGGACGTTGATACGCCG TATGGATCCATCCGCGTCTATGAGTTTGGCCCCGAGGATGGCGAAAAGGTCCTGCTCGTCCATGGTATCAGCACTCCCTGTATAACGCTCGCTCTCATCGCCCACGGGCTCGTTAAACGCGGATGTCGAGTAATGCTCTTT GATCTCTTTGGCCGAGGCTTCTCAGACGGCGTCGGCGATCTCCCTCATGATGAGCGCCTCTACACCACTCAGATCCTCCTCGTGCTCGCCTCAAGCCCCTTGGCCTGGACTGGAAACGACGCCTTCCGCCTCGTTGGATACTCCTTGGGCGGAGGCATCGCCGTTCACTTTGCCACTGCGTTTCCTCACCTTGTCTCGTCGCTCGTTCTGCTCGCCCCCGCCGGTCTCATCAATGCCGCAGACTTTGGCGCCGTGTCATTGTTCATCTTCAAGTCTGGCTTCGTGCCGGAGAGAATCCTCGCGTACCTGACCCGAATTCGCCTGCAGCAACCCATTGCCGCCTCCCGAAAGGCCAAAGAGATCTCGCCgtccgcagcagccgccgacATTGCCGCCACAGAGGCCACCAGCGACAGCGAGACGCAGAAAGCCGACGGATCTTCCATTCCTTTTGAGCAGCATGTGCTCATGTACGTCCGATGGATGGCTCTTCATCATACCGGCTTCATCCCGGCCTTCATGTCTTCGATTCGATGGTCGCCCTTGACGGACCAGCATGAGAGCTGGAGGCTGCTTGCGCGCCGAAAGCCGGGCTCGACGATGGTCCTGTTGGCGCAGAATGATGAGATTATCGACGTAAAGGGCTACGAGCGCGAGGGCCTGCCTCTTGTGGGCGGTAAGGAGAATGCGGTTTGGAAGGTTCTTCCTGGTACGCATGACTTTGTCATGACGCACTCGGAGAGGATCCTcaaggagatggatgagctGTGGAACTAA
- a CDS encoding uncharacterized protein (EggNog:ENOG41~TransMembrane:3 (o29-49i102-122o128-148i)~MEROPS:MER0183709), translating into MKNCQAKTSCQYGSIRVYEFGPEDGEKVLLVHGISTPCITLALIAHGLVKRGCRVMLFDLFGRGFSDGVGDLPHDERLYTTQILLVLASSPLAWTGNDAFRLVGYSLGGGIAVHFATAFPHLVSSLVLLAPAGLINAADFGAVSLFIFKSGFVPERILAYLTRIRLQQPIAASRKAKEISPSAAAADIAATEATSDSETQKADGSSIPFEQHVLMYVRWMALHHTGFIPAFMSSIRWSPLTDQHESWRLLARRKPGSTMVLLAQNDEIIDVKGYEREGLPLVGGKENAVWKVLPGTHDFVMTHSERILKEMDELWN; encoded by the exons ATGAAGAATTGCCAAGCTAAAACATCATGCCAGTATGGATCCATCCGCGTCTATGAGTTTGGCCCCGAGGATGGCGAAAAGGTCCTGCTCGTCCATGGTATCAGCACTCCCTGTATAACGCTCGCTCTCATCGCCCACGGGCTCGTTAAACGCGGATGTCGAGTAATGCTCTTT GATCTCTTTGGCCGAGGCTTCTCAGACGGCGTCGGCGATCTCCCTCATGATGAGCGCCTCTACACCACTCAGATCCTCCTCGTGCTCGCCTCAAGCCCCTTGGCCTGGACTGGAAACGACGCCTTCCGCCTCGTTGGATACTCCTTGGGCGGAGGCATCGCCGTTCACTTTGCCACTGCGTTTCCTCACCTTGTCTCGTCGCTCGTTCTGCTCGCCCCCGCCGGTCTCATCAATGCCGCAGACTTTGGCGCCGTGTCATTGTTCATCTTCAAGTCTGGCTTCGTGCCGGAGAGAATCCTCGCGTACCTGACCCGAATTCGCCTGCAGCAACCCATTGCCGCCTCCCGAAAGGCCAAAGAGATCTCGCCgtccgcagcagccgccgacATTGCCGCCACAGAGGCCACCAGCGACAGCGAGACGCAGAAAGCCGACGGATCTTCCATTCCTTTTGAGCAGCATGTGCTCATGTACGTCCGATGGATGGCTCTTCATCATACCGGCTTCATCCCGGCCTTCATGTCTTCGATTCGATGGTCGCCCTTGACGGACCAGCATGAGAGCTGGAGGCTGCTTGCGCGCCGAAAGCCGGGCTCGACGATGGTCCTGTTGGCGCAGAATGATGAGATTATCGACGTAAAGGGCTACGAGCGCGAGGGCCTGCCTCTTGTGGGCGGTAAGGAGAATGCGGTTTGGAAGGTTCTTCCTGGTACGCATGACTTTGTCATGACGCACTCGGAGAGGATCCTcaaggagatggatgagctGTGGAACTAA
- a CDS encoding uncharacterized protein (EggNog:ENOG41~TransMembrane:11 (i59-79o111-129i187-205o211-234i291-313o325-343i740-765o785-807i865-884o890-908i969-992o)): MKETDVELSSYPVDDKASASVDDGTASEPAQEQPKARPQRLASFKDYLRVFQYATKWDFFAYAAGILASIGAGITLPLMNVVFGNFVGSISDFTDPSNQSEEAFHRRANKLSLYMFALFLGRLGLNYINKFAFRMIGIRISSAIRLHYLTALLGQSIHVLDSMPPGYATTTITSTSNVLQLGISEKLGVFFEYNATIVASIIIAFTRNWALTLVTSSTILFIGLSVSVLMPLIVKGHGRVSQAEAKSSAVASETFASIRMISACGAESRMAKKYGISVEEAKMHAQHTSPFLSLQFGLIFFSVFSAFALAFWYGTKEIAEGHANNVGTIVIVLMSVMNVVFSLERTTTPMLAVSKATVAACQFFTVIDAPQPEKGHLTDPEVSATDDIVFDKVTFAYPSRPHVKILDELDLRIEAGKINAIVGPSGSGKSTVVGLIERWYTLKHQYVIEEAVEPEKKKKKKKKAGEAEEELEAPKVEDTGPPVKLSGTLTTCGHALDDIHLKWWRSQIGLVQQEPFLFNDSIYKNVANGLIGTEWENEPEEVKRKLVKEACIEAFVDEFVDKLPQGYDTLVGDSGAKLSGGQRQRIAIARSIVRKPKILILDEATSAIDVRGERIVQAALDRVAQNRTTITIAHRLSTIKKADRIIVIKKGKVAEQGNHESLIALEGGVYAGLVQAQALSLGNASQAEESDDPTDSDDNLTREKSQALYEATAQTDSSSTEKERNIFSSFGRLFYETNTYWYLMFITLIFTACAGAATPLQAWLFAKLIVVFEFTGQKLLHESRFWSLMWFVLAIGVGISYFGAFLASTRMASIIRAKYQQQYFEAILYQKTSYFDHEDHSHGTMTARAAGDPQRLEELMGANMASVYIALFNLTGSIIISFYFGWKLALVGVAVVMPILLASSYWRFRYELQFEKMNNEVFAESSKFASESIGAFRTVTSLTLETPITDRFKTLCDGHVKTAFKKARFASFLFGFADSCTLACQALIFYYGSRLLASGEYKPENYFVCFMAIMNASQSAGQSFGFGPNAAQVTEASNRILNTRETMFRDKSSGGGNEIPDVEGGVKIELKDVHFKYPTRDMAVFRGLNLTIEKGQFAALVGSSGCGKTSIISLLERFYDLDKGLILCNGQDIADVNVFDYRKYLSLVAQEPTLFQGTLRDNIILGVDDATTTDEQIHQACRDASIHDFIVSLPEGYNTNIGSRGVSLSGGQKQRVAIARALIRKPNILLLDEATSSLDSESEKLVQAAFERASKGRTMVVVAHRLATVQNADVIFVLGEGQLLEQGSHMELLKKKGVYWNMCQSQALDR, encoded by the exons ATGAAGGAGACCGACGTCGAGCTGTCGAGCTATCCTGTGGATGACAAGGCATCGGCCTCTGTTGACGATGGCACCGCTTCTGAGCCGGCGCAAGAGCAGCCAAAGGCTCGGCCTCAGAGACTAGCATCGTTTAAAGATTACTTG CGAGTCTTTCAATATGCGACGAAATGGGACTTCTTTGCGTACGCGGCGGGCATCTTGGCTTCTATCGGTGCTGGTATCACGTTGCCGTTGATGAATGTAGTCTTTG GTAATTTCGTCGGCAGCATAAGCGACTTTACCGATCCCTCCAACCAAAGCGAGGAAGCTTTTCACCGAAGAGCAAACAAGTTGTC CTTATACATGTTTGCTCTCTTTCTCGGCCGATTAGGACTCAACTATATCAACAAG TTTGCCTTTCGAATGATTGGAATTAGGATATCTTCGGCGATTCGGTTGCACTACCTGACAGCACTGCTTGGCCAGAGCATCCATGTTCTGGACTCGATGCCGCCGGGCTACGCGACGACAACAATCACCTCGACCAGCAACGTTCTTCAGCTTGGCATTTCGGAAAAGCTCGGTGTCTTTTTCGAGTACAATGCGACAATTGttgcttccatcatcattgcGTTTACCCGAAACTGGGCTCTCACGCTGGTTACGTCTTCGACCATCCTCTTCATTGGACTCTCTGTCTCTGTATTGATGCCTCTTATTGTCAAAGGCCACGGACGAGTGTCACAG GCCGAAGCGAAATCCTCTGCCGTTGCGAGTGAGACCTTTGCTAGTATTCGCATGATTTCAGCGTGCGGCGCGGAGAGCCGTATGGCGAAAAAGTATGGAATATCTGTCGAGGAAGCAAAAATGCATGCCCAGCACACATCTCCATTCCTTTCTCTGCAGTTTGGATTGATC TTCTTCAGCGTATTCTCGGCGTTTGCGCTGGCATTCTGGTATGGAACCAAGGAAATAGCTGAGGGGCATGCCAATAATGTTGGAACAATTGTCAT CGTTTTAATGTCTGTGATGAACGTTGTTTTCTCGCTGGAACGAACGACCACCCCCATGTTGGCTGTTAGCAAAGCTACAGTTGCAGCCTGCCAGTTCTTTACTGTTATAGACGCACCCCAGCCAGAAAAGGGTCATCTTACAGATCCCGAGGTCTCTGCCACAGACGACATTGTATTCGACAAAGTCACCTTTGCGTATCCAAGCCGTCCTCATGTCAAGATCCTAGACGAGCTGGATCTCCGCATTGAGGCAGGCAAAATTAACGCCATTGTCGGTCCATCGGGATCAGGAAAGAGTACCGTTGTCGGATTGATAGAAAGATGGTATACGCTCAAGCACCAATACGTTATCGAAGAGGCCGTGGAAccggaaaagaagaagaagaagaagaagaaggcgggcgaggctgaggaagAGCTTGAGGCCCCGAAAGTGGAAGACACCGGCCCACCAGTGAAGCTCAGCGGCACACTCACAACGTGCGGACATGCTCTGGATGACATCCATCTGAAGTGGTGGAGATCTCAGATTGGACTGGTCCAGCAGGAGCCCTTTCTATTCAACGACTCGATATACAAAAACGTGGCGAATGGCCTCATTGGCACGGAATGGGAGAACGAGCCGGAAGAAGTAAAGAGGAAATTGGTCAAGGAAGCGTGCATTGAAGCATTTGTTGATGAGTTTGTTGACAAGCTTCCACAG GGCTACGATACCTTAGTTGGCGACAGTGGTGCTAAACTCTCTGGCGGCCAGCGTCAACGTATTGCCATCGCTCGGTCCATCGTTCGAAAGCCAAAGATCCTTATTCTAGACGAAGCGACAAGTGCGATCGATGTTCGAGGAGAACGCATTGTCCAGGCTGCTCTCGACCGCGTGGCACAGAATCGGACAACAATCACGATAGCTCATCGTCTGTCCACCATCAAGAAGGCCGATCGAATCATTGTCATCAAGAAGGGAAAAGTTGCAGAGCAGGGTAACCACGAGAGCCTTATTGCCTTGGAAGGTGGTGTCTATGCTGGCCTCGTACAAGCTCAGGCACTCTCACTAGGAAATGCGTCACAGGCCGAAGAAAGCGATGACCCGACGGATAGCGATGACAATCTGACTCGCGAGAAGAGCCAGGCTCTTTATGAAGCCACAGCTCAAActgatagcagcagcaccgaaAAAGAACGCAACATTTTCAGCAGTTTTGGCCGCCTCTTCTATGAGACTAATACCTACTGGTACTTGATGTTTATAACATTGATCTTCACCGCCTGTGCCGGCGCGGCAACTCCGCTGCAAGCCTGGCTCTTTGCAAAACTCATTGTGGTATTCGAATTCACTGGccaaaagcttcttcatgaAAGCCGGTTCTGGTCCTTGATGTGGTTCGTGCTGGCTATCGGTGTTGGAATCTCTTACTTTGGAGCGTTTTTAGCTTCCACTCGAATGGCATCAATCATTCGAGCCAagtatcagcagcagtatTTCGAGGCCATCCTTTACCAAAAGACTTCGTATTTTGATCACGAGGACCACTCTCACGGCACCATGACGGCTCGCGCCGCAGGAGATCCTCAGCGGCTGGAGGAGCTCATGGGTGCCAACATGGCCAGCGTCTACATTGCGCTTTTCAACCTCACTGGATCAatcatcatctctttctACTTTGGCTGGAAACTGGCCTTGGTCGGTGTCGCTGTCGTCATGCCCATTCTTCTTGCCTCGTCGTACTGGCGCTTTAGGTATGAATTGCAATTCGAAAAGATGAACAACGAAGTCTTTGCCGAAAGCTCCAAGTTTGCTTCCGAGTCAATTGGTGCTTTTAGAACCGTTACGTCGCTTACTCTGGAAACTCCCATCACGGACCGTTTCAAAACACTCTGCGATGGCCACGTTAAGACGGCGTTCAAAAAAGCCCGCTTCGCCAGCTTTCTCTTTGGATTCGCCGACAGCTGCACATTGGCCTGCCAAGCGCTCATCTTCTACTATGGAAGCCGCCTGTTGGCGAGCGGCGAGTACAAGCCTGAAAACTACTTTGTCTgcttcatggccatcatGAACGCCTCGCAGTCTGCCGGTCAGAGTTTCGGCTTTGGCCCTAATGCGGCACAAGTAACGGAAGCTTCGAACCGCATCTTGAACACGAGAGAGACAATGTTCCGAGACAAGAGCTCTGGAGGAGGAAACGAGATCCCAGACGTGGAAGGAGGTGTGAAGATTGAGCTCAAGGACGTGCATTTCAAGTACCCGACTCGAGACATGGCAGTCTTCCGCGGGCTGAACTTGACGATTGAAAAGGGCCAGTTTGCGGCTCTTGTGGGATCGTCTGGGTGTGGCAAGACGAGCATCATTTCACTTCTTGAACG ATTCTACGATCTCGATAAGGGCCTCATTCTATGCAACGGCCAAGACATCGCTGATGTCAACGTCTTTGACTACCGCAAATACCTTTCACTCGTAGCACAAGAACCAACCCTATTCCAAG GCACTCTCAGAGACAACATCATCCTTGGCGTCGACgacgccaccaccaccgatGAACAGATCCACCAAGCCTGCCGCGACGCCTCCATCCACGACTTCATCGTCTCCCTCCCCGAAGGCTACAACACAAACATTGGCTCCCGCGGCGTTTCCCTCTCAGGAGGCCAGAAGCAGCGCGTTGCCATTGCCCGCGCCCTGATCCGCAAGCCAAACATCCTGCTCTTGGACGAGGCCACAAGCTCGCTCGACTCGGAGAGCGAAAAGCTCGTGCAGGCGGCGTTTGAGCGCGCCAGCAAGGGACGCACCATGGTTGTGGTTGCTCATCGGCTGGCGACGGTGCAGAATGCAGATGTCATTTTTGTGCTGGGCGAGGGCCAGCTTCTGGAGCAGGGCAGTCATAtggagctgttgaagaagaagggagttTACTGGAACATG TGTCAAAGTCAAGCTTTGGACAGGTAA
- a CDS encoding uncharacterized protein (EggNog:ENOG41), whose translation MPGLIPLRMSALIPASKIATSFAEGKSNATSWEPTPYKPRTAEMQFRQATRERIIPEPLITSRPAPSTPSQWRRALAEIKRDFINRRYRHCSMRCQEILDTMKDSHKPDTACLIYIRFYGASALEMQVRSLHHTSPYRMKLLLQARDHYRAASELAKEDDATKRRPPSRSLSPMSSRHTPFGSDASFSTISSGSSASLSISSLDSCLKSPGSRPKQKKRVAFCDVPSYEPLHESTFEPFIRPDSPTLGFDDDWCPRQPTPEPPVLYPAPIRPSSGKSQFPLPSPTNSEFSSTQGDDDSYFDTPTTADSFLHARSVHHYCTVLASLQRQITSHLEWLERDLAAAENPQPPQVLSEEMRSLELRTRIERLRASGWKRQRFDFRKYEALRERALEDIN comes from the exons ATGCCGGGTCTGATCCCCCTTCGCATGAGCGCGCTCATTCCAGCATCAAAAATCGCAACATCTTTCGCAGAAGGCAAATCCAATGCCACAAGTTGGGAGCCCACGCCGTACAAGCCAAGAACAGCTGAGATGCAGTTCCGGCAAGCAACGCGCGAGCGCATAATTCCCGAGCCTCTCATTACATCTAGACCAGCTCCTTCTACGCCTTCCCAGTGGAGGAGGGCGTTGGCTGAGATCAAAAGAGACTTCATCAACCGAAGATACCGGCACTGCTCTATGCGATGTCAAGAGATTCTCGACACCATGAAGGATTCG CACAAGCCAGACACAGCATGCCTGATCTATATCCGTTTCTACGGCGCATCTGCTCTTGAGATGCAAGTCCGCTCTCTTCATCACACGTCTCCTTATCGGATgaagctcctcctccaagcccGCGACCACTACCGCGCCGCATCCGAactcgccaaagaagacgatgctACTAAGCGGCGGCCCCCTTCTCGATCACTGTCTCCAATGTCCAGCCGACACACTCCTTTTGGATCGGACGCATCATTCTCTACAATCTCCTCCGGAAGCTCTGCTTCACTCTCAATCAGCTCTCTTGACAGCTGTCTGAAGAGCCCCGGTAGCCGgcccaagcaaaagaagcgcGTCGCGTTCTGTGACGTGCCCTCATATGAACCTTTGCACGAGTCTACCTTTGAGCCTTTTATTCGCCCAGACTCTCCAACCCTCGGTTTTGACGATGACTGGTGCCCCCGCCAACCTACTCCTGAGCCTCCGGTTCTCTATCCGGCTCCCATCCGACCCAGCTCTGGAAAGTCGCAGTTTCCACTCCCTTCTCCTACAAATTCAGAATTCAGCTCTACTCAGGGCGACGATGACAGCTACTTCGATACTCCCACTACTGCAGACAGCTTCCTCCATGCCCGTTCCGTCCACCACTATTGCACGGTACTTGCCAGCCTGCAGCGCCAAATCACCTCTCACCTGGAATGGTTAGAGCGTGATCTTGCTGCCGCAGAGAATCCCCAGCCTCCGCAAGTCCTCAGCGAGGAAATGCGTAGCCTGGAACTGCGCACGCGGATTGAGCGGCTGAGGGCCAGTGGCTGGAAGCGACAGCGTTTTGATTTCCGAAAATACGAGGCACTTCGAGAGAGGGCCTTGGAGGACATCAATTAG
- a CDS encoding uncharacterized protein (TransMembrane:1 (o597-617i)~BUSCO:EOG092D1I8J) has product MAPRAEFSTEQIRGKARKDLLYLLEGVRGKKNLVFDRSLVGPIGTIVKVATLQEYGVDKFFILENNNVDASQRNVVFVARGECGRHAEAIAAQIKRIQRESQTTHDFHIFWVPRRTLVSDQLLEEAGVLGDVNISELPLLFFPLEEDVLSLELEDSFKDLYLSKDVTPNFLMAKALMEVQQNHGLFPRIIGKGDNAKRVADLLVRMRQERLAGEDGSDVKTALTPSTTNESVIIIDREVDFVTPLLTQLTYEGLIDEIFEIQNNQAKVDTTIVGAPAQSSAATSQSRKRTVQLDSSDKLYEQLRNANFAIVGGLLNKVARRLQKVQSDYESKHKTKTIAELKDFVSQLPGYQQEHQSARIHTGLAEEIIKHTRTDLFKGLLEVQQNLAAGADPSSQFDGIEELIARDAPLRETLRLLCIYSCISGGIKPKDFEQFKRLILQGYGYQHLLTLNNLEKLQLFLSRSSPLAGMIPMAGNAGADGNKTNYTYLRKQLRLIVDEVQEDDPNDIAYVYSGYAPLSIRLVQCVLQKQYLLSITKGNGAANASGTVPGAGAQGWHGFDEAVKHVRGQTFYELQKGEDKAVKARTLLSGSGHKQTVFVVFIGGVTFTEIAALRFIAKQEEDRRNIVICATSIISGNRMMDAATEKEAFARKEATLPNSP; this is encoded by the exons ATGGCTCCCCGCGCGGAATTCAGCACCGAGCAGATCCGGGGCAAAGCTCGAAAGGACCTGCTCTACCTGCTCGAGGGT GTCCGCGGCAAGAAGAACCTCGTGTTTGATCGCAGCCTTGTCGGCCCCATCGGTACAATCGTCAAGGTCGCCACGCTCCAAGAGTACGGGGTCGACAaattcttcatcttggagaATAATAATGTGGACGCGAGCCAGCGCAATGTCGTCTTTGTGGCCAGAGGCGAGTGCGGTCGGCATGCCGAGGCCATAGCAG CGCAGATCAAGCGAATTCAGCGTGAGAGCCAGACAACTCATGACTTCCACATATTCTGGGTGCCACGTCGCACCCTTGTGTCCGATCAACTACTCGAAGAAGCCGGCGTTCTAGGCGATGTCAACATATCTGAACTGCccctgctcttcttcccgcTCGAAGAAGACGTTCTATCGCTTGAGCTGGAGGATTCCTTCAAGGACCTCTACCTGTCCAAAGATGTCACACCAAACTTCCTTATGGCCAAAGCGCTCATGGAAGTGCAGCAAAACCACGGCCTGTTTCCAAGAATCATTGGAAAAGGTGACAATGCGAAGCGGGTAGCAGATCTCCTCGTCCGCATGCGTCAAGAACGGCTGGCGGGTGAAGATGGGAGCGACGTCAAAACAGCGCTGACGCCCAGCACCACGAACGAGAgtgtcatcatcatcgaccGTGAAGTCGATTTTGTTACCCCACTACTCACGCAGCTGACATATGAGGGACTCATTGATGAGATTTTTGAAATTCAAAATAACCAGGCCAAGGTAGACACAACCATCGTCGGGGCACCGGCGCAATCTTCAGCGGCCACCTCACAAAGCAGAAAGCGGACGGTACAGCTCGATTCCAGCGATAAGCTATATGAGCAATTACGAAACGCCAATTTCGCCATCGTGGGCGGACTGCTCAACAAGGTCGCCCGGCGTCTGCAAAAGGTACAATCAGATTACGAGAGCAAGCacaagacgaagacgattGCCGAGCTGAAAGACTTCGTGAGCCAACTGCCTGGCTACCAACAAGAGCACCAAAGCGCGAGGATACACACCGGCCTTGCTGAGGAAATCATTAAACACACACGAACCGATTTATTCAAGGGCCTTCTCGAAGTCCAACAGAATCTCGCTGCCGGTGCCGACCCATCGTCTCAATTCGACGGCATCGAAGAGCTCATTGCTAGAGATGCTCCCTTGCGGGAGACTCTTCGTTTGCTCTGCATCTACTCGTGCATATCTGGAGGAATAAAACCCAAGGATTTCGAGCAGTTTAAGCGTCTGATTCTGCAAGGATATGGCTACCAACATCTGCTCACACTTAACAAtcttgagaagctgcagtTGTTTCTATCGCGCTCTTCTCCACTAGCGGGAATGATCCCGATGGCGGGCAATGCTGGCGCCGACGGCAACAAGACCAACTACACATACCTACGAAAGCAGCTGCGTCTTATTGTCGACGAAGTGCAGGAAGACGACCCCAACGACATTGCATACGTTTACAGCGGCTATGCTCCTCTTTCCATCCGACTCGTACAATGCGTTCTTCAGAAGCAGTATCTATTGTCTATTACAAAAGGAAATGGCGCAGCGAATGCCAGCGGTACTGTCCCTGGTGCGGGAGCCCAAGGATGGCACGGATTTGATGAAGCCGTCAAGCATGTCAGGGGCCAGACTTTCTATGAGCTTCAGAAGGGCGAGGATAAAGCCGTCAAAGCTAGAACCCTGTTATCCGGCAGTGGACACAAGCAGACGGTCtttgtcgtcttcatcggAGGTGTTACGTTTACAGAGATCGCCGCGCTAAGATTCATCGCGAAGCAGGAGGAGG ACCGGAGAAATATAGTAATCTGTGCGACTTCTATAATCAGCGGGAACAGGATGATGGATGCGGCAACCGAGAAAGAGGCGTTCGCCCGCAAAGAGGCGACGCTGCCCAACAGCCCATAG